The following are encoded together in the Streptococcus oralis genome:
- a CDS encoding EVE domain-containing protein encodes MPRYWVGVVSKNHVLRGVEGNFCQVCHGKGGPLNRMKKGDYLLYYSPKYDMNGQDKLQAFVAVGKITDDKAYQVEQFEGFFPFRRNVEYYQPVKDCSIEIARQHPEWKDYTSRLRYGHFEVSKDFFLYIFQHMKVDDEG; translated from the coding sequence ATGCCTAGATATTGGGTCGGAGTTGTTTCAAAGAACCATGTTTTAAGAGGAGTTGAAGGGAATTTTTGCCAGGTCTGTCATGGAAAGGGTGGCCCCTTAAATCGTATGAAAAAAGGTGACTATCTTTTATACTATAGTCCGAAATACGATATGAACGGTCAAGATAAGTTACAGGCTTTTGTGGCCGTAGGTAAAATTACAGATGACAAAGCCTATCAAGTAGAGCAGTTCGAAGGATTCTTTCCCTTTAGACGAAATGTCGAGTATTATCAACCAGTCAAAGATTGCTCCATAGAAATAGCTAGACAACATCCTGAATGGAAAGACTATACTTCTCGACTTCGTTATGGACATTTTGAAGTTTCCAAAGACTTTTTCCTCTATATCTTTCAGCATATGAAAGTGGATGATGAAGGATGA
- a CDS encoding MarR family winged helix-turn-helix transcriptional regulator produces the protein MSKYQFNSIYKNDETESTGLLFIKVYNKWESNLKRVLKSVGLTLPQFIVLTSLLFLSNREEYVTQVDIARFSGMDVMTVSQIVRLLENKDYIKRDQHPKDSRAKLVSVTKSGAEKVNQALPLVEGVDEEFFEKLSNDREVFNRLLVELEDKNA, from the coding sequence ATGTCAAAGTATCAATTTAATTCAATTTACAAAAATGATGAAACAGAGTCTACAGGTCTTCTTTTCATTAAAGTTTACAACAAGTGGGAAAGTAACTTAAAAAGAGTCTTGAAATCAGTTGGTCTTACTTTGCCTCAATTTATCGTTTTGACTTCGCTTTTGTTTCTGTCTAATAGAGAGGAATATGTAACGCAAGTTGATATTGCTCGGTTCTCTGGTATGGATGTCATGACGGTTTCCCAGATTGTTAGGCTACTGGAGAACAAGGACTACATTAAACGCGATCAACATCCAAAGGATAGTCGGGCAAAACTGGTCTCAGTGACGAAGTCTGGCGCAGAGAAGGTCAATCAAGCTTTACCTTTAGTAGAAGGTGTTGATGAAGAATTTTTTGAAAAACTATCTAACGATAGAGAAGTTTTTAATCGTTTGTTAGTAGAGTTGGAGGATAAAAATGCCTAG
- a CDS encoding Cof-type HAD-IIB family hydrolase — MIKLLALDMDGTLLNEAKEIPQAHITAIHQAIEKGVKLVLCTGRPLFGVLPYYKKLGLDLQNEYVIVNNGCSTHQTSDWGLVDWQELSPADIEYLYDLAEKSNVQLTLFDEKHYFVLGGKPNQIVQNDAKLVFSDLTEISLEEATSGKYRMFQGMFLGTKEQTDDFEQRFAEELCQRFSGVRSQPVIYEAMPLGTTKATALSRLAAILKIEPSEIMAMGDANNDIEMLQFAGLGIAMGNASDHVKSLANDVTASNEEEGVARAIEKYIL; from the coding sequence ATGATTAAACTACTAGCCTTGGATATGGACGGAACCCTCCTCAATGAAGCCAAGGAAATCCCGCAAGCCCACATCACTGCCATTCACCAAGCTATTGAAAAAGGTGTCAAACTGGTTCTCTGTACAGGTCGTCCGCTTTTTGGTGTTCTTCCTTACTACAAAAAACTGGGACTGGACCTCCAGAATGAGTATGTCATTGTTAATAACGGTTGTTCAACTCACCAGACCAGTGACTGGGGGCTAGTTGACTGGCAGGAACTTAGTCCAGCTGACATCGAATATCTCTATGACCTAGCAGAAAAAAGCAACGTCCAGTTGACTCTTTTTGATGAGAAACATTATTTTGTTCTCGGTGGTAAGCCTAATCAAATCGTTCAAAATGATGCCAAACTTGTTTTTTCAGACCTGACTGAAATTTCCCTTGAGGAAGCCACTAGTGGCAAATATCGCATGTTCCAAGGCATGTTTTTAGGAACAAAAGAGCAAACAGACGATTTTGAGCAGCGGTTTGCTGAGGAACTCTGCCAACGATTTAGCGGAGTTCGTTCACAGCCTGTCATTTATGAAGCCATGCCACTTGGGACTACTAAGGCTACTGCTCTTTCTCGACTAGCAGCGATTTTGAAGATCGAGCCCTCAGAGATTATGGCCATGGGCGATGCCAATAACGATATCGAAATGCTTCAGTTTGCAGGGCTTGGCATTGCTATGGGAAATGCCAGTGACCATGTCAAATCCCTTGCTAATGACGTTACAGCCAGCAATGAAGAAGAAGGCGTTGCACGCGCCATTGAGAAGTATATTTTATAA
- a CDS encoding ATP-binding cassette domain-containing protein codes for MKTVLEIHGLTKQFANQAILQDLSLTIKEGDIYGLIGKNGAGKTTLIKIITQLLFADKGTVSLFSSQEQNEWTKALSRVGSVIESPVAHNHLTAYQNLKYYCMIRHIPNADKVIQETLDYVGLSDTGKKVFRDFSLGMKQRLGIAIALLTKPDFLILDEPINGLDPIGIKEFRLMIQRLNQEKGITILISSHILSELYLLANRFGILDQGKIIREISKAEFETLSEDYIVLKTSDKERACQVLKEQIKLQFKVVNPENEIHIFGNEQDVKQILKQLTLSDVAIDEIYFARQNLEEYFTQLVE; via the coding sequence ATGAAAACAGTACTCGAAATTCATGGACTGACCAAACAATTTGCTAACCAAGCTATTCTTCAAGATCTTAGTCTAACCATAAAAGAGGGAGATATTTATGGTCTAATTGGAAAAAACGGAGCAGGTAAAACTACTCTTATCAAAATAATTACTCAATTATTGTTTGCGGACAAAGGTACAGTTTCCCTCTTCTCTAGCCAAGAACAAAATGAGTGGACCAAGGCCTTATCTCGAGTAGGTTCAGTTATCGAATCACCTGTAGCTCACAATCACTTGACAGCTTATCAAAACCTTAAATATTATTGTATGATACGTCATATTCCAAATGCTGATAAGGTGATTCAGGAGACCTTGGACTATGTTGGCTTGTCAGATACAGGTAAAAAAGTCTTTCGTGATTTCTCACTAGGAATGAAACAAAGACTTGGTATCGCCATTGCCCTCCTAACAAAACCCGACTTCCTGATTCTTGATGAACCTATTAATGGTCTCGATCCGATTGGAATCAAAGAATTTCGTCTCATGATCCAGCGACTCAATCAAGAAAAAGGCATAACTATACTCATCTCTAGTCATATCTTGTCAGAACTCTATCTCTTAGCTAATCGCTTTGGTATTCTGGATCAAGGTAAGATTATCCGTGAAATCAGTAAAGCTGAATTTGAAACACTGAGTGAGGATTATATTGTGCTTAAAACAAGTGATAAAGAAAGAGCTTGTCAGGTATTGAAAGAACAAATCAAGCTCCAGTTTAAGGTTGTGAACCCTGAAAATGAAATCCATATCTTTGGAAATGAACAAGATGTCAAACAGATTCTTAAGCAACTAACTTTGTCCGATGTTGCTATTGATGAGATTTACTTTGCCCGTCAAAACCTAGAAGAATACTTCACCCAATTGGTAGAATAG
- a CDS encoding ABC transporter permease, which produces MIHTIQADFYRLFRSKGFWITEFILFVLMLLGATIGATGHLMSVQPAPPELHTHGWNGIEALINASNNGSNLVFLCIILVCLVLGVDLIGKLYKNSLTVGVSRTEYFLAKFFVLASIALLQLITSLVIAFIPATLLNGLGTMPDGFVTNLLLTISLQFLCLLAWLSIVSFILYLTHSYLAVFIGYLISSIVVSIPILVFPDIEILRYLILDFAYAMTTNSQAILYTITVCVTVILFFSFSGLIIFKKKSL; this is translated from the coding sequence ATGATACATACCATTCAAGCAGATTTTTACCGTCTTTTCCGCTCCAAAGGATTCTGGATTACAGAATTCATTCTCTTTGTACTTATGTTACTGGGTGCTACTATTGGCGCTACAGGGCATCTAATGTCAGTTCAGCCAGCACCACCTGAGCTTCATACCCATGGTTGGAATGGGATAGAAGCTCTAATCAACGCGTCAAATAACGGTTCAAACCTCGTTTTCCTCTGTATTATTCTAGTGTGTTTAGTTCTTGGGGTCGATCTAATCGGCAAGCTTTATAAAAATAGTTTGACAGTTGGCGTTTCTCGTACAGAATATTTCCTTGCTAAATTCTTTGTACTAGCAAGTATCGCTCTCTTACAACTCATCACAAGTCTTGTGATTGCCTTTATTCCCGCGACTCTACTAAATGGACTTGGTACAATGCCTGATGGTTTTGTTACCAATCTCCTCTTGACGATTTCCCTTCAATTTCTCTGCCTTCTCGCTTGGCTTTCGATTGTTTCCTTTATTCTCTACCTAACTCATTCTTATCTTGCCGTATTTATTGGTTATCTGATTAGCTCTATTGTCGTTTCTATTCCAATTCTTGTTTTCCCAGACATTGAAATTCTACGATATTTAATTCTAGATTTTGCCTATGCTATGACTACTAATAGTCAAGCTATTCTCTATACCATCACGGTTTGCGTAACAGTCATACTTTTCTTCTCTTTCAGTGGACTGATTATTTTCAAGAAGAAAAGCTTATAA
- a CDS encoding sensor histidine kinase — translation MMYILISILLLINIILAISLIRYHIAIRDLSRQIEEKIRSGSMKRIGVNFFSKTILRLHNQIENLFQEVEQNQLIMKREKRTLDMAISNIAHDIRTPLTIASGYTQQLIKHPDNSQETLSKIAHHQDLVSKRLEALLEYRHLMEGAVKPKLEELDLSTFITKKTLAYYDVFQSSHILLDFNVEPGLKTTTDEDLLDRIIQNLLGNVLKHGKEKARLSLKKEENRLVLEIDNLVKKSIKNIDNLSNRFYSENMSDTEESSGLGLYITEELVHLLGAEMKLATDGEWFSVFIYL, via the coding sequence ATGATGTATATTTTGATATCTATATTGCTCCTCATTAACATCATTTTGGCGATTTCTTTGATTCGCTATCATATAGCAATTAGAGATTTAAGCAGACAAATTGAAGAAAAGATTCGCTCTGGTAGCATGAAGAGGATCGGTGTAAATTTCTTTTCAAAGACCATTTTGCGTCTACATAACCAAATTGAGAATCTATTTCAAGAAGTGGAGCAAAATCAGCTAATCATGAAGCGTGAAAAACGCACCCTAGATATGGCAATCAGTAACATTGCTCATGATATTCGCACACCTTTGACAATCGCTTCAGGATATACTCAGCAACTAATAAAACACCCCGATAATAGTCAGGAAACTTTAAGCAAAATAGCCCATCATCAGGATTTGGTTTCCAAACGGTTGGAGGCCCTCCTTGAATACCGTCATTTGATGGAAGGAGCAGTCAAACCGAAACTGGAAGAACTTGATTTATCAACTTTTATAACTAAAAAGACTTTAGCTTATTACGACGTTTTTCAATCTTCACATATTCTTCTTGATTTTAATGTTGAACCAGGATTGAAAACGACGACTGATGAGGACTTGCTTGATCGAATTATACAAAACCTCCTTGGAAATGTTCTCAAGCACGGCAAGGAGAAGGCTCGACTTTCTTTGAAAAAGGAAGAAAATAGGCTTGTTTTGGAAATTGATAATCTTGTCAAAAAATCTATCAAGAATATAGACAATCTCAGCAATCGTTTTTATTCTGAAAATATGTCGGATACTGAAGAATCCTCTGGTTTAGGTCTCTATATTACTGAGGAATTGGTTCATCTTCTTGGAGCGGAAATGAAGCTAGCCACTGATGGAGAATGGTTTTCAGTCTTTATTTATCTTTAA
- a CDS encoding response regulator transcription factor, whose protein sequence is MASILVIEDNNEIQEILRTLLAEEHEVIQAFSGTEGIMQFDKGGIDLVLLDIMLPGKNGDQVLQAIRQTSQTPVIMLTALGDKKLISQYLLDGANDYVVKPFDLDEVFARVTVQLRQSGEHQSGNRREIDNFVQNFKNIQFDADSFEISNATETIRLAKKECQILQMLLQYPKKIFTKEELYELIWEESYLPGDNTLNTHLSNLRKKLHQLDPNHEYIETIWGVGVRLKGDKQ, encoded by the coding sequence ATGGCGAGCATACTTGTAATTGAAGATAATAATGAAATCCAGGAAATCTTAAGAACCCTTCTTGCAGAGGAACACGAGGTAATCCAAGCCTTTTCTGGTACGGAAGGTATCATGCAATTTGACAAAGGTGGCATCGATCTCGTCTTGCTAGATATCATGCTCCCTGGGAAAAATGGCGACCAAGTCTTGCAAGCTATTCGACAAACTAGTCAGACTCCGGTCATCATGCTCACTGCTTTAGGTGATAAAAAGCTCATCAGCCAATATCTACTAGACGGTGCCAATGATTATGTAGTAAAACCTTTTGATTTGGACGAAGTCTTTGCCAGAGTCACTGTGCAATTACGCCAAAGTGGTGAACATCAGTCAGGAAATCGAAGAGAAATTGATAACTTCGTACAAAACTTTAAAAATATCCAGTTCGATGCGGATAGTTTTGAAATAAGTAACGCAACTGAAACCATTCGTCTTGCAAAGAAAGAGTGTCAGATTCTCCAAATGTTGCTCCAGTATCCTAAAAAGATCTTCACCAAAGAAGAACTCTATGAATTGATTTGGGAAGAAAGTTACCTGCCTGGAGACAATACGCTCAACACTCATCTAAGCAATCTCCGTAAAAAACTGCATCAACTGGATCCAAATCACGAGTACATCGAAACCATTTGGGGAGTTGGTGTTCGATTAAAAGGAGACAAGCAATGA
- a CDS encoding TraX family protein has translation MKKWNATQLKYLMAAVMVLDHIPHITGIVSPLWEGIFHAMTRCVGVWFAYMAMEGFIHTRNLKNYLIRLWSWALIMFAGNSLLNALFASKGVMVNNNIFFTLAIGVTMLWIGFPRKELDKKEKLWRRIGLASLLIFGCLFTEGGITMLPFLLISYSCRNRKGLRNLLYAFLWAFLLVTSIQIYDTWHQTLEMMLFNSDWLFVTVFPFMALYNGQRGKETSWSKYFFYIFYPAHLWIITLIAYLVK, from the coding sequence ATGAAAAAATGGAATGCGACACAGTTGAAGTATCTGATGGCGGCAGTAATGGTTCTAGACCATATTCCGCATATTACCGGAATCGTTTCTCCTTTGTGGGAAGGTATCTTTCACGCTATGACCCGTTGTGTGGGAGTTTGGTTTGCCTATATGGCTATGGAAGGCTTCATCCATACTCGAAATTTGAAAAACTACCTCATCCGTCTTTGGAGTTGGGCGCTGATCATGTTTGCTGGAAATAGCCTTCTCAATGCCCTATTTGCATCCAAAGGAGTAATGGTCAATAATAATATTTTCTTTACTTTGGCTATTGGTGTCACCATGCTTTGGATTGGTTTTCCAAGAAAAGAGCTGGATAAAAAAGAGAAGTTGTGGCGTCGGATTGGGCTTGCTAGTCTCTTGATTTTCGGGTGTCTTTTTACTGAGGGTGGTATCACCATGCTACCATTTCTCTTGATTAGTTACTCTTGTCGAAATCGCAAGGGCTTGCGAAATCTCCTCTATGCCTTTCTGTGGGCCTTCTTGTTAGTGACTTCCATCCAAATTTACGACACTTGGCACCAAACACTGGAAATGATGCTTTTCAATTCTGACTGGCTCTTTGTCACCGTCTTTCCTTTTATGGCCTTGTATAATGGACAGCGAGGAAAAGAAACTAGTTGGAGTAAATATTTCTTTTACATTTTCTACCCAGCTCATCTATGGATTATAACTCTGATTGCTTATTTGGTTAAGTAG
- the aguB gene encoding N-carbamoylputrescine amidase, with translation MRNVRVAAIQMQCAKDVATNIQTAERLVRQAAEQGAQIILLPELFERPYFCQERQYDYYQYAQSVTENIAIQHFKVLAKELQVVLPISFYEKDGNVLYNSIAVIDADGEVQGVYRKTHIPDDHYYQEKFYFTPGNTGFKVWDTRYAKIGIGICWDQWFPETARCLALNGAELLFYPTAIGSEPILDTDSCGHWQRTMQGHAAANIVPVIAANRYGLEEVTPSEENGGQSSSLDFYGSSFMTDETGTILEKAERQGEAVLLATYDLDKGASERLNWGLFRDRRPEMYQRITD, from the coding sequence ATGAGAAATGTTAGAGTTGCAGCGATCCAAATGCAATGCGCCAAGGATGTGGCAACAAATATCCAAACCGCAGAGCGTTTAGTACGTCAGGCTGCAGAACAAGGCGCACAAATTATTCTCTTGCCCGAGTTGTTTGAACGTCCGTATTTTTGTCAGGAACGCCAGTATGACTACTACCAGTATGCCCAGTCGGTGACAGAAAATATAGCCATTCAGCATTTTAAGGTGCTTGCTAAAGAACTACAGGTTGTTCTACCGATTAGTTTCTACGAAAAAGATGGGAATGTCTTATATAACTCTATCGCTGTCATTGATGCTGATGGGGAAGTGCAGGGCGTTTATCGGAAAACCCACATACCAGATGACCATTATTATCAAGAAAAGTTTTATTTCACGCCTGGTAACACTGGTTTCAAGGTCTGGGATACTCGTTATGCTAAGATTGGGATTGGTATCTGTTGGGATCAATGGTTCCCCGAAACAGCGCGCTGTCTTGCATTGAATGGTGCTGAATTGCTCTTTTATCCAACAGCCATCGGTTCAGAGCCAATTCTGGATACAGACAGTTGTGGGCACTGGCAACGTACGATGCAAGGGCACGCAGCAGCAAATATTGTCCCAGTCATTGCAGCCAATCGTTACGGTCTGGAAGAAGTCACTCCTAGTGAGGAAAATGGCGGACAGAGTTCCAGTCTTGACTTCTACGGTTCCTCCTTTATGACGGATGAAACAGGAACTATTCTAGAGAAAGCTGAAAGGCAAGGAGAAGCTGTTTTGTTAGCCACTTATGACCTGGACAAGGGAGCAAGCGAACGCCTCAACTGGGGACTGTTTCGTGATAGAAGACCAGAAATGTACCAACGAATTACGGACTAG
- the aguA gene encoding agmatine deiminase: MIETPKKAGYRMPAEYEPHHGTLMIWPTRPGSWPFQGKAAKRAFSQIIKTIAEGERVYLLVEQDYLSEAQSYLGDKVVYLDIPTNDAWARDTGPTILINDKKEKLAVDWSFNAWGGAVDGLYQDYEEDNQVASRFAEALEMPVYDAKPFVLEGGAIHSDGQGTILVTESCLLSAGRNPHLSKEEIERRLLNYLGAEKVVWLPYGIYQDETNEHVDNVAAFVGPAELVLAWTDDQNDPQYAMSAADLELLEKETDAKGRTFTIHKLPIPANLQVVTKEDLPGYTYEEGEEERYEGERLAASYVNFYIANKSVLVPQFEDVNDQVALDILSKCFPDRKVVGIPARDILLGGGNIHCITQQILE; encoded by the coding sequence ATGATAGAAACTCCGAAAAAAGCAGGCTATCGTATGCCAGCAGAGTACGAACCACACCATGGTACCCTCATGATATGGCCGACTCGACCAGGTTCATGGCCCTTCCAAGGAAAGGCTGCCAAAAGAGCATTTAGCCAGATTATCAAGACCATAGCAGAAGGGGAAAGAGTCTATCTTTTGGTGGAGCAGGATTATCTATCTGAAGCCCAATCCTATCTAGGAGACAAGGTTGTTTATTTAGATATTCCTACTAATGATGCCTGGGCGCGTGATACTGGGCCGACCATTCTCATCAATGATAAAAAAGAAAAGTTGGCAGTCGACTGGTCTTTTAATGCATGGGGTGGCGCTGTAGATGGTCTTTATCAAGATTATGAAGAGGATAACCAGGTAGCCAGTCGTTTTGCTGAGGCCTTGGAAATGCCTGTCTATGATGCTAAACCTTTTGTACTGGAAGGCGGAGCAATCCATAGCGATGGTCAAGGAACCATTCTTGTGACTGAAAGTTGCCTACTAAGCGCTGGTCGCAATCCTCATCTCAGTAAAGAGGAAATCGAGAGAAGATTATTGAACTATCTTGGCGCTGAAAAAGTTGTCTGGCTTCCTTATGGTATTTATCAGGACGAAACCAATGAACACGTTGATAATGTTGCAGCCTTTGTCGGTCCTGCAGAGCTTGTCTTGGCTTGGACAGATGATCAAAATGATCCTCAGTATGCCATGTCAGCAGCTGATTTAGAGCTTTTAGAGAAGGAAACGGATGCAAAAGGGCGTACCTTCACCATTCATAAACTGCCAATTCCAGCTAATCTACAAGTCGTTACTAAAGAAGATTTACCAGGCTATACTTATGAAGAAGGGGAAGAGGAGCGTTATGAGGGCGAGCGTCTGGCAGCTTCTTATGTCAATTTCTATATTGCCAACAAGTCTGTCTTGGTTCCCCAGTTTGAGGATGTCAATGACCAAGTGGCCCTAGATATCCTCAGCAAGTGTTTCCCAGACCGTAAGGTCGTAGGAATTCCAGCCAGAGATATTCTATTAGGTGGTGGCAATATCCACTGTATCACCCAACAAATCCTAGAATAG
- the nspC gene encoding carboxynorspermidine decarboxylase, producing the protein MKLEQVPTPAYVIDLAKLETNCRILQQVQEEAGCKVLLAQKAYSLYKTYPLISHYLSGTTASGLYEAKLAREEFPGEVHVFAPAFKDADLEELLEITDHIVFNSERQLRKHGARCREAGISVGLRLNPQCSTQGDHALYDPCAPGSRFGVSLDKIPSDLLDLVDGLHFHTLCEQGSDDLETTLKAVEEQFGPYLHEVKWLNMGGGHHITREGYDVDLLISEIKRIRETYHLEVYIEPGEAIALNAGYLATEVLDIVENGMEILVLDASATCHMPDVLEMPYRPPLRNGFDAREKAHTYRLSSNTCLTGDVIGDYSFENPVQIGDKLYFEDMAIYSFVKNNTFNGIGLPSLYLMDERGDCSLVKAFGYQDFKGRLS; encoded by the coding sequence ATGAAGTTAGAACAAGTACCAACACCAGCTTATGTCATTGACTTGGCAAAGTTAGAAACCAACTGCCGTATTTTACAGCAAGTTCAGGAGGAAGCCGGTTGCAAGGTTTTACTGGCCCAGAAGGCTTATTCCCTCTATAAAACCTATCCCTTGATTAGCCACTACCTATCTGGTACAACTGCAAGTGGTCTCTATGAAGCTAAGTTAGCTAGAGAAGAGTTTCCGGGGGAAGTCCATGTATTTGCACCTGCTTTCAAGGATGCAGACTTGGAGGAATTGCTGGAGATAACGGACCATATCGTCTTCAACTCGGAGAGACAGTTGCGTAAACATGGTGCTCGTTGCCGAGAGGCTGGTATCAGTGTCGGTTTGCGCCTCAATCCACAGTGTTCAACTCAAGGAGATCACGCGCTCTATGACCCTTGTGCTCCGGGATCTCGGTTTGGAGTTAGCCTAGACAAGATACCGAGTGATTTGTTGGATTTAGTGGACGGACTTCATTTTCATACTCTTTGTGAGCAAGGTTCAGATGATTTAGAGACAACTTTGAAAGCTGTAGAAGAACAGTTTGGACCTTATTTACATGAGGTTAAATGGCTCAATATGGGGGGCGGACACCACATCACAAGAGAAGGTTACGATGTGGATTTGCTGATTTCTGAAATCAAGCGTATCCGAGAAACTTACCATCTTGAGGTCTATATCGAGCCCGGGGAAGCCATTGCGCTCAATGCGGGTTATCTAGCAACTGAAGTATTGGATATTGTCGAAAATGGTATGGAGATCTTAGTTTTAGATGCCTCCGCGACCTGCCATATGCCAGATGTACTTGAAATGCCCTATCGTCCACCTTTGAGAAACGGATTTGATGCGCGTGAAAAAGCCCATACTTATAGGCTTTCTTCTAATACCTGTCTGACGGGCGACGTGATTGGAGATTATAGCTTTGAAAATCCAGTCCAAATAGGTGATAAGCTTTATTTCGAAGACATGGCAATCTACTCCTTTGTTAAAAATAATACCTTTAATGGTATTGGCTTGCCAAGTCTCTATCTCATGGACGAGCGAGGTGACTGTAGTCTAGTCAAAGCCTTCGGCTACCAAGACTTTAAAGGGAGATTATCATGA
- a CDS encoding saccharopine dehydrogenase family protein, whose translation MSRLLVIGCGGVAQVAISKICQDSETFTEIMIASRTKSKCDDLKAKLEGKTSTKIETAALDADKVEEVIALIESYKPEAVLNVALPYQDLTIMDACLATGVHYIDTANYEAEDTEDPEWRAIYEKRCKELGFTAYFDYSWQWAYQEKFKEAGLTALLGSGFDPGVTSVFSAYALKHYFDEIHYIDILDCNGGDHGYPFATNFNPEINLREVSAPGSYWEDGKWVEVEAMSIKREYDFPQVGQKDMYLLHHEEIESLAKNIPGVKRIRFFMTFGQSYLTHMKCLENVGLLRTDAINFNGQEIVPIQFLKALLPDPASLGPRTVGKTNIGCIFTGVKDGLEKTIYIYNVCDHQECYAEVGSQAISYTTGVPAMIGTKLVMNGTWKQPGVYNLEELDPDPFMEALNEYGLPWVVVENPQMVD comes from the coding sequence ATGAGTCGTTTATTAGTTATCGGATGTGGAGGCGTTGCCCAAGTTGCTATTTCAAAGATTTGCCAAGATAGCGAAACCTTTACAGAGATTATGATTGCTAGCCGCACCAAGTCGAAATGTGATGACTTGAAGGCTAAATTAGAAGGGAAAACAAGTACAAAGATTGAAACAGCTGCTCTTGATGCTGATAAGGTAGAAGAGGTCATTGCCTTGATTGAAAGCTACAAGCCAGAAGCTGTTTTGAACGTGGCACTACCTTATCAAGATTTGACCATTATGGATGCTTGTTTGGCGACAGGTGTCCACTATATTGACACAGCCAACTATGAGGCTGAGGACACAGAAGACCCAGAATGGCGTGCCATTTATGAAAAACGCTGTAAGGAACTTGGTTTTACAGCCTACTTTGACTACTCGTGGCAGTGGGCTTATCAGGAGAAATTTAAAGAAGCAGGCTTGACAGCTCTTCTTGGATCTGGTTTTGACCCAGGTGTGACTAGTGTCTTTTCAGCCTATGCTCTCAAACACTATTTTGATGAAATCCACTATATCGACATTTTAGACTGTAATGGTGGTGACCACGGTTATCCATTTGCAACAAACTTTAACCCAGAAATCAATCTCCGCGAGGTTTCTGCGCCAGGTTCTTACTGGGAAGATGGGAAATGGGTTGAAGTCGAAGCTATGTCTATCAAGCGTGAGTATGACTTCCCTCAAGTTGGACAGAAAGACATGTATCTCCTTCACCATGAAGAAATTGAATCATTGGCCAAGAACATTCCCGGTGTCAAACGCATTCGTTTCTTTATGACTTTTGGTCAATCTTATTTAACGCATATGAAATGCTTGGAAAACGTTGGTCTTCTTCGTACGGATGCTATTAACTTTAACGGTCAAGAAATTGTACCAATCCAATTCTTGAAAGCCTTGCTTCCAGATCCTGCCAGCCTTGGCCCACGTACAGTTGGTAAAACCAATATTGGATGTATCTTTACAGGTGTCAAAGATGGTCTTGAGAAGACCATCTACATCTACAATGTTTGCGATCATCAAGAATGTTACGCTGAAGTTGGCTCACAAGCAATTTCTTATACGACAGGTGTTCCAGCCATGATTGGGACAAAATTGGTTATGAACGGAACTTGGAAACAACCGGGTGTTTATAATCTTGAAGAATTGGATCCAGATCCATTCATGGAAGCTTTGAATGAGTACGGCTTGCCATGGGTTGTGGTTGAAAATCCACAAATGGTGGACTAA